One window of Enterobacter sp. RHBSTW-00175 genomic DNA carries:
- the cynS gene encoding cyanase, producing MIQTQVTQAARQALTETIIQAKARKELSFAEIVDGTGLSEAFVTAALLGQHPLPADAAVVVGKKLDLNADEVKLLQSVPVRGSFADGIPTDPTIYRFYEMMSVYGPTLKTLVHEKFGDGIISAINFKLDIKKVEDPEGGHRAVITLDGKYLPTRPF from the coding sequence ATGATCCAGACCCAAGTCACTCAGGCTGCACGTCAGGCACTTACTGAAACCATCATTCAGGCTAAAGCCCGCAAGGAACTCTCTTTCGCAGAAATCGTTGACGGGACCGGTTTGTCGGAAGCCTTCGTTACCGCGGCCTTGCTTGGTCAGCATCCGTTACCTGCCGACGCAGCAGTAGTTGTCGGCAAGAAGCTCGACCTGAATGCTGATGAAGTTAAACTGTTGCAGTCAGTGCCTGTTCGCGGCAGCTTTGCCGATGGCATTCCGACCGATCCGACAATCTACCGTTTCTACGAAATGATGTCAGTTTACGGACCCACCCTTAAAACTCTTGTCCATGAGAAGTTCGGTGACGGCATCATCAGCGCCATTAACTTCAAACTGGATATCAAGAAAGTTGAAGATCCAGAGGGGGGCCACCGCGCGGTGATCACCCTGGACGGCAAATACCTGCCGACCAGGCCTTTCTGA
- a CDS encoding carbonic anhydrase, whose amino-acid sequence MKEIIEGFLKFQKNAFPERVKLFKSLANQQSPRALFISCSDSRLVPELVTQREPGDLFVIRNAGNIVPSYGPEPGGVSASVEYAVAALKVNDIVICGHSDCGAMTAVATCKCLDHMPAVSSWLRYADSARVVNEARQHPDQSAKVAAMVRENVIAQLANIQTHPSVRLALEEGRISLHGWIYDIESGRIDAFDGRTGTFVSLAENPEVNAVSSQARHVA is encoded by the coding sequence ATGAAAGAGATTATTGAAGGTTTTCTGAAGTTCCAGAAAAATGCCTTCCCCGAGCGAGTTAAGCTATTCAAAAGTCTGGCCAATCAGCAGAGTCCGAGAGCATTATTCATTTCCTGCTCTGACAGCCGTCTGGTACCTGAGCTGGTTACCCAGCGTGAACCCGGCGATTTGTTTGTGATCCGTAACGCCGGGAACATTGTACCGTCTTATGGCCCGGAGCCCGGCGGCGTTTCAGCCTCTGTGGAATATGCGGTCGCCGCGCTCAAGGTAAATGACATCGTGATTTGCGGTCACTCTGACTGTGGCGCCATGACTGCCGTTGCCACCTGCAAATGCCTCGATCATATGCCCGCCGTGTCGAGTTGGTTGCGCTATGCCGACTCTGCCCGTGTGGTGAATGAGGCCCGACAGCATCCCGACCAGTCCGCTAAAGTCGCGGCTATGGTGCGCGAAAACGTCATCGCTCAGTTGGCTAATATCCAGACTCATCCTTCCGTTCGTCTGGCGCTTGAAGAAGGCCGGATATCGCTGCACGGCTGGATCTATGACATTGAGAGCGGTCGTATTGATGCTTTTGATGGCAGAACCGGTACCTTCGTATCCCTTGCTGAAAATCCAGAAGTAAACGCCGTTTCCTCACAAGCCAGGCATGTTGCCTGA
- a CDS encoding VOC family protein encodes MSQNLPGVDVLFVAGFGPISQNAEDSFEFYVQVLGLPLKPMEGNCDYLLSENMLKGVKHFAVWPLSQAANSCFGTGEWPTEHPIPQGWIEYEVQDLDSATRILSEKGYRLLVANRTEPWGQTVTRLLSPEGLLTGLTITPWLRG; translated from the coding sequence ATGTCGCAGAATTTACCGGGAGTTGACGTCTTGTTTGTCGCTGGGTTTGGGCCCATCTCGCAGAATGCTGAAGACAGCTTTGAGTTTTATGTACAGGTACTCGGTCTGCCACTTAAGCCAATGGAGGGTAACTGCGATTACCTGTTATCGGAAAACATGCTGAAGGGCGTCAAGCATTTTGCCGTCTGGCCGTTATCACAGGCCGCAAATTCATGTTTTGGCACTGGGGAGTGGCCAACCGAACACCCAATACCGCAGGGATGGATTGAATATGAAGTTCAGGATCTCGATTCTGCTACCCGTATTTTGAGTGAGAAGGGTTATCGCCTGTTGGTGGCTAACCGCACAGAACCCTGGGGGCAAACCGTTACTCGTCTGCTTAGTCCTGAAGGGTTGCTCACAGGGCTTACGATAACCCCCTGGCTTCGCGGGTAA
- a CDS encoding helix-turn-helix transcriptional regulator: MPVSIDKAPRHDDSTGWSATAISYRRGEADPPHYHLEGQLLYASSGVLLVEAAGRRWVIPPQRALWLPPLMEHSYRLLSHTELRAVYLSRSLISECTHFTKNDRVHVIDAVPLVKELIASLFISDYHTLTKRKMALLLLDIIGEAASVPAELPMPRDDRLFRAAGELMLSHRWETSLTDMADIANMSERSFSRLFLRDTGFSFRTWKQRARIYASLDLLSENVPVKQIAWQLGFSSPAAFSAAFRAIMGVTPGEF, encoded by the coding sequence ATGCCAGTAAGTATCGATAAAGCGCCAAGACACGATGACTCAACAGGCTGGTCAGCAACGGCCATTTCCTACCGGCGCGGGGAAGCGGATCCTCCCCATTACCACCTGGAAGGACAACTTTTATACGCTAGCAGTGGCGTTCTGCTGGTTGAGGCCGCAGGCAGGCGATGGGTTATACCCCCTCAGCGGGCGCTCTGGCTCCCACCGTTGATGGAACACTCATACAGACTTCTGTCGCATACGGAGCTGCGCGCGGTTTACCTCAGCCGTAGCCTGATTTCTGAATGCACACATTTCACAAAGAATGATCGGGTACATGTGATCGACGCAGTTCCGCTGGTAAAGGAGTTAATAGCCAGCCTGTTTATTAGTGATTACCACACGCTGACGAAGCGAAAAATGGCACTTTTACTTCTGGACATTATCGGCGAGGCAGCATCCGTACCCGCAGAACTACCGATGCCGCGCGATGACCGATTATTCCGTGCCGCAGGAGAGCTGATGCTCAGCCATCGCTGGGAAACCTCGTTAACTGATATGGCTGACATAGCAAACATGTCGGAAAGGTCTTTCTCCCGCCTGTTTTTACGTGATACGGGGTTCAGCTTCCGGACATGGAAGCAGCGCGCAAGAATATACGCATCACTGGATCTTCTTTCTGAAAACGTACCTGTTAAACAGATTGCCTGGCAGCTTGGTTTTTCTTCGCCAGCCGCATTTTCTGCTGCGTTTCGCGCAATTATGGGTGTAACACCCGGTGAGTTTTGA
- a CDS encoding alpha/beta hydrolase, protein MNIKSVLLTAAMAAVSANSFADASQPDRHVQEFLNALNGAGGKPIEQLSPQDARQVLINAQKGAKLPAADVTEKTINVDGGSIKLHIVKPHNAQGTLPVFMFFHGGGWILGDFATHERLVRDLVSESGAAAVFVDYTPSPEAHFPVAINQAYAATRWVAEHGSEIGVDGGRLALVGNSVGGNMVAAVALQAKQHKAPAIRYEVMLWPVTDANFNTGSYNQYENGYFLSRNMMKWFWDAYTTKESDRNNILASPLRATPEQLKGLPPTLIQTAEFDVLRDEGEAFGRKLDAAGVNVTVTRYNGLIHDYGLLNALSDVPAVRTALGQAAYELKEHLK, encoded by the coding sequence ATGAATATTAAATCTGTGTTGCTGACTGCCGCAATGGCAGCCGTTTCCGCCAACAGCTTTGCCGATGCTTCTCAGCCGGATCGTCACGTGCAGGAATTTCTCAATGCCCTGAACGGTGCCGGAGGTAAGCCTATTGAACAATTGTCTCCACAGGACGCACGTCAGGTGCTAATCAACGCCCAGAAAGGTGCGAAACTGCCTGCTGCCGACGTCACTGAAAAAACGATCAACGTTGATGGCGGCTCCATCAAACTTCACATTGTGAAGCCTCATAACGCACAGGGGACCCTGCCAGTCTTCATGTTCTTCCACGGCGGTGGCTGGATACTGGGCGACTTTGCGACGCACGAACGCCTCGTTCGTGACCTGGTCAGTGAGTCCGGTGCTGCGGCCGTTTTTGTCGACTACACGCCATCGCCGGAAGCGCATTTCCCGGTTGCGATTAATCAGGCTTATGCAGCAACCCGCTGGGTTGCCGAGCACGGTAGCGAAATTGGCGTTGATGGTGGTCGCCTGGCGCTGGTAGGTAACAGCGTAGGTGGGAACATGGTTGCAGCCGTAGCGCTCCAGGCCAAACAGCATAAGGCACCAGCCATCCGCTATGAGGTGATGCTCTGGCCTGTAACTGACGCGAATTTCAACACCGGTTCTTATAACCAGTATGAGAACGGGTATTTCCTGTCGCGTAATATGATGAAATGGTTCTGGGATGCCTACACAACAAAAGAAAGCGATCGTAACAACATCCTGGCATCGCCGCTGCGTGCCACGCCTGAACAGCTGAAGGGACTGCCACCTACTCTGATTCAGACTGCTGAATTTGACGTGTTGCGCGACGAAGGCGAGGCGTTTGGCCGCAAGCTCGATGCCGCCGGCGTCAACGTGACGGTTACCCGCTATAACGGGTTAATTCATGACTACGGTCTGCTGAATGCACTGAGCGACGTGCCTGCCGTGCGGACCGCACTTGGCCAGGCCGCCTACGAACTGAAAGAACACCTGAAATAA
- a CDS encoding TetR/AcrR family transcriptional regulator encodes MNKKPTDTREKILATAEQLIYQNGIHAMGMDLLVKTSGVARKSIYRHFANKEDVASAALNERDERWMQWFRTESDKGKTPQDRILNMFTVLKSWFESEGFRGCAFINTAGEVGDPEDPVRQIAKMHKQKLLDYALELCGQLNTEHPADLARQLLILIEGAITMTYVMGDRNAADNARDVAKVLLERVSAGA; translated from the coding sequence ATGAACAAGAAGCCAACTGATACGCGAGAAAAAATCCTCGCAACCGCCGAGCAGCTTATCTATCAGAACGGGATCCATGCTATGGGCATGGACCTTCTGGTAAAGACCTCTGGTGTTGCAAGGAAAAGTATTTATCGCCATTTCGCGAACAAAGAGGACGTGGCATCGGCCGCGTTGAACGAACGTGACGAACGGTGGATGCAGTGGTTCAGAACCGAGTCTGATAAAGGCAAAACGCCTCAGGATCGCATTCTGAACATGTTCACGGTTCTGAAAAGCTGGTTTGAGTCTGAAGGCTTCCGGGGCTGTGCCTTTATCAACACAGCCGGAGAAGTAGGAGACCCGGAGGATCCCGTTCGCCAGATAGCGAAAATGCATAAACAAAAACTGCTGGATTATGCGCTCGAACTCTGCGGGCAGCTGAACACTGAACACCCTGCAGATCTGGCAAGACAACTGCTGATTCTGATTGAGGGGGCTATCACCATGACATACGTGATGGGCGACCGGAACGCCGCTGACAACGCACGGGACGTTGCGAAAGTTTTGCTGGAACGGGTCTCAGCCGGGGCCTGA
- a CDS encoding type 1 glutamine amidotransferase, with amino-acid sequence MRVHFIVHEHFEAPGAFETWAMIRGHEATFSRVYAGQKLPEDAGDIDLLVVMGGPQDPSVTPDECAHFDSRAEQALIASAVRMDKAVIGVCLGAQLIGEALGARFAHSPEKEIGKFPIFMTAESEQNPLFSHFGNKLDVGHWHNDMPGLTPAAEIVAWSEGCPRQIVAYSELVYGFQCHMELTQPLIELLIAHSDRDLRRAADYRFVQTPEELRSHDYSEMNRALFTFLDKLEARYRQTGT; translated from the coding sequence ATGCGAGTACATTTTATTGTACATGAACATTTTGAAGCACCCGGCGCGTTTGAAACCTGGGCCATGATTCGTGGCCACGAAGCAACCTTCTCGCGCGTTTATGCGGGTCAAAAACTTCCTGAAGATGCAGGGGATATCGATCTGCTGGTGGTGATGGGGGGGCCACAGGATCCGTCCGTCACCCCTGATGAATGTGCACATTTTGATTCCAGAGCTGAACAGGCGCTTATTGCCTCTGCTGTGCGTATGGATAAAGCCGTCATCGGCGTTTGCCTGGGTGCCCAACTGATTGGGGAAGCCCTGGGCGCACGCTTTGCGCACAGCCCGGAAAAAGAGATCGGCAAGTTTCCAATTTTTATGACCGCTGAGAGCGAGCAGAACCCGCTGTTTTCTCACTTCGGTAATAAGCTTGATGTCGGGCATTGGCATAACGACATGCCGGGACTTACTCCCGCGGCGGAGATCGTCGCCTGGAGCGAAGGTTGCCCACGACAGATAGTTGCTTATTCTGAGCTGGTCTACGGGTTTCAGTGCCATATGGAACTTACACAGCCCCTTATCGAATTGCTGATCGCGCATTCTGACAGGGATTTACGTCGGGCCGCAGACTATCGATTCGTTCAGACACCGGAAGAATTGCGGAGCCACGACTACAGCGAAATGAACAGAGCATTATTCACGTTTCTCGACAAACTCGAGGCGCGCTACCGCCAGACAGGTACATGA
- a CDS encoding DUF1348 family protein — MTDTQVRPPLPPFTLETAIEKVRLAEDGWNSRDAAKVAQAYSLDTKWRNRAEFANNREEAEGFLARKWKKELEYRLIKELWAFGGNRIAVRYAYEWRDGSGNWFRSYGNENWEFEADGLMKRRFACINDMPIKESERKFFWPLGRRPDDHPGLSDLGL; from the coding sequence ATGACAGATACACAAGTTCGTCCGCCGCTTCCGCCATTTACGCTGGAAACTGCTATTGAGAAAGTTCGACTGGCTGAAGATGGCTGGAATTCCCGAGACGCGGCAAAAGTCGCGCAGGCTTACTCGCTGGATACCAAATGGCGTAACCGCGCCGAGTTCGCGAATAATCGCGAGGAAGCCGAAGGATTCCTCGCACGTAAGTGGAAAAAAGAGCTCGAGTACCGCCTTATCAAAGAACTGTGGGCTTTTGGCGGAAACCGTATCGCCGTCCGTTACGCTTACGAATGGCGTGATGGCTCAGGTAACTGGTTCCGCTCTTACGGCAACGAAAACTGGGAGTTTGAGGCCGACGGCCTGATGAAGCGCCGATTCGCATGTATCAATGACATGCCTATCAAAGAAAGCGAGCGCAAGTTCTTCTGGCCGCTGGGGCGTCGTCCAGACGATCACCCAGGCCTGTCTGACCTGGGTCTGTAA
- the cynR gene encoding transcriptional regulator CynR: MLARRIRYFQAVAEHLSFTKAAASLHVSQPALSQLVKQLEEELGTQLFDRSGRTTRLTDTGHAYFQYVRRASHELREATRAIHDVNDLSRGSLRLAVTPTFTTYLVGPLVEAFHLRYPEITLNVREISQESMEELLQEGELDLGIAFGDVHCPDIDAIPLLDETLALVVNTGHRLAKEKSAGLQALNTESLVLLSKEFATREQIDSYCRKHNIHPKVLMEANALGAVIEIVSRTSLSTLLPARTALAQDNLVAIALEPERLTRTAVLMRRRDAYQSFAARAFTELAVEVSAQLNG; encoded by the coding sequence ATGCTCGCCCGGCGTATACGGTATTTCCAGGCGGTTGCTGAACATCTCAGCTTCACCAAAGCTGCAGCATCGCTGCACGTCTCTCAGCCAGCTCTCTCACAGCTCGTAAAACAACTAGAGGAAGAACTTGGCACCCAGTTATTCGATCGGTCTGGTCGTACAACACGTCTGACAGATACCGGGCATGCTTATTTTCAGTATGTTCGCCGTGCGTCTCATGAGCTGCGGGAGGCTACGCGCGCGATCCACGACGTAAACGATCTCAGCCGTGGATCGCTTCGCTTAGCCGTGACGCCAACCTTCACAACGTATCTTGTCGGGCCGCTGGTCGAGGCATTCCACCTTCGCTACCCAGAAATTACCCTCAACGTGCGGGAGATTTCGCAGGAAAGCATGGAAGAGCTACTCCAGGAAGGAGAGCTGGACCTGGGGATAGCATTTGGTGATGTTCACTGTCCGGACATCGACGCGATACCGTTGCTGGACGAAACGCTTGCCCTGGTGGTCAACACCGGGCACAGGCTTGCGAAGGAAAAATCCGCCGGGTTACAGGCTCTGAACACCGAGTCCCTCGTATTACTCAGCAAGGAATTCGCGACCCGCGAACAGATTGACAGCTACTGCCGTAAACACAACATTCATCCAAAGGTGCTGATGGAAGCTAACGCTCTCGGAGCGGTAATAGAAATTGTCAGCAGGACATCTTTATCCACGCTCCTTCCCGCCAGAACCGCCCTTGCCCAGGATAATCTGGTGGCGATCGCGCTCGAACCCGAGCGCCTGACGCGAACCGCGGTTCTCATGCGGCGAAGGGATGCTTATCAGAGTTTTGCTGCCCGCGCATTTACTGAACTGGCAGTAGAAGTATCCGCTCAACTGAACGGGTAA